The genomic stretch GGATGCATACCATGCGGAAAACATAAAATACTGCCTGCTGGTGTACGAATATCTACCTCTGTGATTTGATCACCACGACGAGCTGGTTGACTTGTATCATTAGCATTGACTAAGAATCGCGTTGCACCACCGTCAAAATCTTCAGAAAGTAAGATCAAAAAGGTCATTTGGCTATAGCGATCACCGTAAGAATCGGCAATTAATTTATGGTTAATTACACGACTACCAGGCCAAGAACCATCTGAATGAGGCTTAAAATAATCGCCTTTATTGTAACGATAGAATCGAAAGCGAGCGTTAATACCGACTGCAGCTTTACTATCGAAGATACCTTCATCATCAGTCATTAAATGTTTCACTCGGTTCCAAATGATGGCGTCAGTTTGCTTATCGACAACCCAAGTTAAACTATCGTTATGGCGCACATCACGGGGCAACGATACCGCGGCATCGGCTAAATACCCCATTGCTTCGCTAGTATTGATAAGTCGCTGGCATTCCTCTGGTGAGAAAACATTTAATAGCTGAAATGCGCCGGGTACTTGTGGTATGGCTTTTTTTGATACGTTACTGGTGGTTAACAGTGATAATGCCGCTAAATTTTCCTTGTTGTTAGCCCATGTAGGTAAGGCGGGGTGCTCTGCACCGGCTTCATAGGCGGCAACAAAAAAGTCACTCTTGTGAATGCCTGTATTAGTTGGTTTAAAACTCATTTTATCAATCCTTATTATTTACTGATAACGCGTACTTGGGCAAATTGACGATGACCTGCCGTAGTACCATGAAAACCAAAACCACTTTGTTTCGCGCCTACCCAAGGTGCTGCACCGCCACCGATGCCTTGATTAACACCAATCATGCCTGCCTCAAGTTGTTCTGCTACGGCTGCAGCTCCTTGGCCACCAAATACCACCGCGCCTAAACCATATGGACTATCATTAGCACGGCAGATCGCCTCATCAATGTGTTTAAAATGGCTGATCGCCACAACGGGACCAAAAGTTTCATCACGCTCTAGGAGCATATCTGTGGTCATGCCTGTGACGATTGTCGGCTGGATAAAAGGTAATGGGTAATCATCTCGGCCTAAGAGTAATTGCGCACCTTTTTGGGTAGCATCTTGTAATTGATTTAATACTTTTTGATGCTGTAGTGGATTAACGAGAGGGCCTATATTCACGCCTGGTTTATCCCAAGCACCCACCTGATATTGACGTGCTAGAGCGACGACTTTCCGTTCAAACTCTGCTGCTATACGGCTATCAACATAAACGCGCTCGGTTGATGTACACATCTGTCCGGCATTCTCAAAGGAGCTGGCCACCGCAAATTGTACTGCTGCATTTATGTCAGCACTTGCCATTACGATCATTGGGTCGTTACCACCAAGCTCCATCACCAAACGTTTCAATGCAGGTGCTGCACTGGCCATGATATGTTTCCCCGTTGCCATCGAACCGGTAAAGGCCACCATATGGATCGCGCTAGCCACTAATGCTTTACCTGTTTCACTATCGCCTTGAGCGAGCTGTAATAACCCCTTTGGTAGTATTTTATTTAGCGTATTAACAAACAACTCTGCCACTAAAGGTGTTTCTTCCGATGGCTTTAAGATCACGGCATTACCGGCCATTAATGCTGGCATTAATAGATTGTTTGCCATGGCTAAAGGATAATTCCAAGGTGCAATGACGGCAACAATACCTAGCGGTCGATATTGTAATTCGGTATTACGATCTAAACGTTCAGGTGCCAGCGCTTGGGCTATTTCATCAGTAAAATAAGCTGCACTTTGGATAGTACCGCCAGCTTCATAAGTTGCACGGCGATAGTCTTTGCCCATTTCTTGGCTGATTAATGTCGCCAACTGATCTTGCACTGGTGTTAGCTGTTGAAAAGCGCGGTTGAGCTGTTGCTGACGCATACCTAACGATAATGTTGCCCAGTCTCGTTGTGCTTGTTGAGCGGCACTGACGAGCATGGGTAATTGCGCTGCTGTGGTGATGTTCACTGTGCCGATAGCAGCGCGACTGATTGGTTCATAAGAAGTTAACGTTGGCATCTGATTAATTCCTGAATATACGTAAGTTTGTAAGGTGTTTATGTGTACTATTTTGATATACTAGGATATAAAAGCAACCAGTATACTTTTAGTAACCTAGGCGGGTGTCATGAAAAAAACAATAGAAACAATGGCTAACGGTCAAAAAAAAGTTATAAATGCATGTGCTGAGCCTTGTTCTGTTGAACGTGGTATGCGTATGTTGGGTGGAAAGTGGAAAGCATCAATACTCTGGCATCTACAAGATGGTCCTGTACGTTTTAACGATCTGTCTCGCATGCTAGGTGGTGCAAGCAAGAAAATGGTCGATCAGCGTTTAAAAGAGTTAGAAAGCCAAGGTTTGGTTATTCGTGAAGTCATTAGTGATAGACCTATTGCGGTCACCTATGAGATCACTGAATTTGGTCGTACCGCCTTGGATATTTTAAACCGCTTAAAGGATTGGTCAGAAGAACACGGCATATAAATATCAGTCTATTAACTGTTTATATTAACTGTGTATATTAGTTATGTAATGTTATATTATAACACTTAGTTTGATTTGCTATTTATTAGCTGTTTAGAGAGTTTAAATGAATTTTTATATAATATTAACAGGTGATTATTTCTATTTGTTGAGGAAATTCGCGTTGTTGTTGTTAGCTTTTACTAGCTTCAGCAGTGTGGCTCACCCGCATTCATGGGTAGATATGCAAACTGAAATTCAGGGGGACGGTAAGTATATTACTGGCTTTAAGATGTCGTGGGAGTTTGATGCTATGACCTCTGCTTACATGCTCGATGGTGAAGATTTATCTGTAGAAAATAAAGCACAAACATTACAAGATCTTGCTGACTCGATTATGCAGAATATGACCACCAATCATTATCTGACTTATTTTTACGAAGCGGGTATGCCAATTAAATACGCGCTAGCAGAAAAAGGATTGTTAGCGCAGGATAAACTGAAAGCGCGATTGGACTTTTACCTGCCACTTAAAAAGCCGTTAATGTTATCTGATAAAACACTCAAACTGCTCATTTATGATCCAAGTTATTACGTGGATATGAGTTGGCCTGCTAAAAATGGTATTCAGCTATCGCCGACATTGGCACAGTACTGTAAATTGTCAGTTATTGATGCTACACCTACATCTGAACAAATGGCGTATGTGATGTCCTTACCTGTCGATTCTTCGCGCGATGATGCGCTTGGGGAATTGTTTACTCAAACGGCGATAATTAATTGCCAGCCTTCGCAGATATGAATACAGGAGTAAATAATGGCATCGTTATCTTCTAATAGTCGGATGACTAAGGAACAGGTTATTAAATCGCACTTGGTTACTAAATTAAGCTTTATCATGATCATCGCCAGTATTGCTATTTTGGGCTACGGAATTTGGACTTTTTGGCCTACGCTAATGACGACTGGTATGCAGTGGCAAAAGCAGATAAATAGTGAGCTTAGTGAGTTGTTATATGCGGCTAAACATGAAGGCTTAATGGCGGGTATATCGCTTATGATCATGAGTTTTCTCTATGGCATTTTACATTCTGTAGGCCCCGGTCATGGTAAGTTGATCGTCACCACTTATATTGCAACACAAGATGCTAAGGTGAAGTTAAGCTTGATCATTACGCTAATATCTTCACTTATGCAGGCACTCGTTGCTGTGGTGCTGGTGTCGGTATTATTGATGTTGTTTGATGCATCGATGCGTGACATAAACCATAAAGCTGAGCTGCTTATTCCTTTAAGTTTCTATACGGCTATTTTATTAGGTGTAGTGATTATTTGGCGTAACCTGGTGTTGATGTACCGAGTCATGAAAGACAATAAAAAAGCATTACACAGTCGTGAGGTTGGCGTTATTCAGCGTTTAACACCATTATCGGATGCACATAGCAGTGTACGGACAAATGTGTATAAAACAGAATTTACGGCGTCAGCGTTAACCAACCATGTGCATGATGATAAGTGTGGTTGTGGGCATCAACACGTTGTGTCTTCAGCACAAATTAACGATGCTTCATCTATGAAAGAATATTTGGCTATCATCTTGAGTATTGGTATTCGTCCTTGTACTGGCGCTATTATGGTATTGTTATTTTCCAATATGCTTGATATTTATTGGCTTGGAATTGTTAGTGCGGTCGTGATGGCATTAGGTACGGCGCTAACAACATCGACGATTGCCATTATGACGATTACCGGTAAACAAGTGGTTAGACGTTATTTATCCGCAGGAAAGCAGCGTCAAGTATCGAATAATCAAGTGAGTTTCAGCAAATTTATTGTCCCGA from Moritella marina ATCC 15381 encodes the following:
- a CDS encoding prolyl hydroxylase family protein yields the protein MSFKPTNTGIHKSDFFVAAYEAGAEHPALPTWANNKENLAALSLLTTSNVSKKAIPQVPGAFQLLNVFSPEECQRLINTSEAMGYLADAAVSLPRDVRHNDSLTWVVDKQTDAIIWNRVKHLMTDDEGIFDSKAAVGINARFRFYRYNKGDYFKPHSDGSWPGSRVINHKLIADSYGDRYSQMTFLILLSEDFDGGATRFLVNANDTSQPARRGDQITEVDIRTPAGSILCFPHGMHPLHCIHSSEPIYRGTKYIIRSDVLFTL
- a CDS encoding aldehyde dehydrogenase family protein encodes the protein MPTLTSYEPISRAAIGTVNITTAAQLPMLVSAAQQAQRDWATLSLGMRQQQLNRAFQQLTPVQDQLATLISQEMGKDYRRATYEAGGTIQSAAYFTDEIAQALAPERLDRNTELQYRPLGIVAVIAPWNYPLAMANNLLMPALMAGNAVILKPSEETPLVAELFVNTLNKILPKGLLQLAQGDSETGKALVASAIHMVAFTGSMATGKHIMASAAPALKRLVMELGGNDPMIVMASADINAAVQFAVASSFENAGQMCTSTERVYVDSRIAAEFERKVVALARQYQVGAWDKPGVNIGPLVNPLQHQKVLNQLQDATQKGAQLLLGRDDYPLPFIQPTIVTGMTTDMLLERDETFGPVVAISHFKHIDEAICRANDSPYGLGAVVFGGQGAAAVAEQLEAGMIGVNQGIGGGAAPWVGAKQSGFGFHGTTAGHRQFAQVRVISK
- a CDS encoding winged helix-turn-helix transcriptional regulator; this encodes MKKTIETMANGQKKVINACAEPCSVERGMRMLGGKWKASILWHLQDGPVRFNDLSRMLGGASKKMVDQRLKELESQGLVIREVISDRPIAVTYEITEFGRTALDILNRLKDWSEEHGI
- a CDS encoding DUF1007 family protein — protein: MNFYIILTGDYFYLLRKFALLLLAFTSFSSVAHPHSWVDMQTEIQGDGKYITGFKMSWEFDAMTSAYMLDGEDLSVENKAQTLQDLADSIMQNMTTNHYLTYFYEAGMPIKYALAEKGLLAQDKLKARLDFYLPLKKPLMLSDKTLKLLIYDPSYYVDMSWPAKNGIQLSPTLAQYCKLSVIDATPTSEQMAYVMSLPVDSSRDDALGELFTQTAIINCQPSQI
- a CDS encoding nickel/cobalt transporter, yielding MASLSSNSRMTKEQVIKSHLVTKLSFIMIIASIAILGYGIWTFWPTLMTTGMQWQKQINSELSELLYAAKHEGLMAGISLMIMSFLYGILHSVGPGHGKLIVTTYIATQDAKVKLSLIITLISSLMQALVAVVLVSVLLMLFDASMRDINHKAELLIPLSFYTAILLGVVIIWRNLVLMYRVMKDNKKALHSREVGVIQRLTPLSDAHSSVRTNVYKTEFTASALTNHVHDDKCGCGHQHVVSSAQINDASSMKEYLAIILSIGIRPCTGAIMVLLFSNMLDIYWLGIVSAVVMALGTALTTSTIAIMTITGKQVVRRYLSAGKQRQVSNNQVSFSKFIVPIIGGLVLILLGVLLLESRPVGMSPMF